From the genome of Desertibacillus haloalkaliphilus, one region includes:
- a CDS encoding DUF1259 domain-containing protein encodes MHNVHTLCQQFGQILKAKPKITNGVCAVEIERNLNVTIQGRPSRSELHAEISFESLDYDGHALNLGETVILEEEIPAFTNILVRNGLIISALHNHWLFTEPNILYIHFQSVEPPLNFARKVAEALKVLK; translated from the coding sequence ATGCATAATGTTCATACACTTTGCCAACAATTCGGTCAAATCCTAAAAGCGAAACCAAAAATCACCAATGGGGTTTGCGCTGTAGAAATAGAGCGTAATCTAAATGTTACAATTCAAGGTCGTCCCAGTCGTAGTGAACTTCATGCAGAAATATCGTTTGAATCCTTAGATTATGACGGCCATGCACTTAATCTTGGTGAAACAGTCATACTCGAAGAAGAAATTCCAGCATTTACAAATATTTTAGTTAGAAATGGTTTAATCATTAGCGCACTGCATAATCATTGGCTGTTCACCGAACCAAATATTCTTTATATTCACTTTCAATCTGTTGAACCACCATTAAATTTTGCTCGTAAAGTTGCAGAAGCACTTAAGGTTCTCAAGTAA
- a CDS encoding spore coat protein: protein MEHTDRHSSRHLAWHETLEIHELVAFQSIGLIKLKKALPEITDPQLKNLYQQTINGISQNIRELLQFYPLAPSPTREEDERHDMMPFFAGDLLALAKTSVRNYSIAITETATPALRRVLTNHLMKAIDTHANAFNFMYEHSYYPSYDFKQLLENDMTLAQRALSM, encoded by the coding sequence ATGGAACATACTGATCGACATTCCTCGCGACACCTTGCTTGGCACGAAACATTAGAAATTCACGAGTTGGTTGCTTTTCAATCCATAGGTCTTATCAAATTAAAAAAAGCTTTACCTGAGATAACAGACCCTCAATTAAAAAATTTGTACCAACAAACAATTAATGGCATCAGCCAAAATATTCGTGAGTTGTTACAGTTTTACCCTTTGGCACCAAGCCCGACGAGAGAAGAGGATGAACGTCATGACATGATGCCGTTTTTTGCTGGTGACTTGCTTGCGTTAGCAAAAACGTCCGTTAGAAATTATTCGATTGCTATTACTGAAACAGCAACTCCTGCCCTACGTCGGGTATTAACAAACCACTTGATGAAGGCGATTGATACCCATGCAAACGCCTTTAACTTTATGTACGAACACAGTTATTACCCTTCGTATGACTTTAAACAGCTATTAGAAAATGATATGACATTGGCTCAAAGGGCGCTATCCATGTAA
- a CDS encoding YjcZ family sporulation protein — protein MNYKKGGHGYGAGFALIVVLFILLIIVGAAFVGY, from the coding sequence ATGAATTACAAGAAAGGTGGACACGGTTATGGAGCCGGTTTCGCATTAATCGTTGTTCTCTTTATTTTACTGATTATTGTCGGTGCCGCTTTCGTTGGATACTAG
- a CDS encoding peptidase inhibitor family I36 protein gives MNTYSDRSLPIKSLELLTAITNGNANVDDLAEELEQQGLPFSYLKLRNKTSREIISQNVQKVPKVPFILNGTMYDPKDITRFNGQELHFVKPPSGDHLLVVDNEGLLKSWLRLAHHELLGYNTMRQTVGVQAWPSSLHPSLIQYATQPQPGTPAVGVQTHPGAFINPYLQHYLSQPQQPGGTPAVGPLFVPAGPIGPGQPGGPTPIVGGGHSPAPPKTYFYEHINFQGSRLELNPNRGYWDLTKVRMGIFGNWNDEISSVALRGTRVAVLHEHINMTGQSLTLFTDNTNLHNDGWGDRASSVETW, from the coding sequence ATGAACACTTATTCAGATCGATCTCTACCGATTAAATCATTGGAGCTACTCACTGCAATCACTAATGGTAATGCAAATGTTGATGATTTGGCTGAGGAACTTGAACAACAGGGGTTGCCATTTTCATATTTAAAATTACGTAACAAGACTTCGCGTGAAATTATTTCTCAGAATGTCCAGAAAGTTCCAAAGGTACCGTTCATCTTAAATGGTACAATGTACGATCCGAAAGACATTACACGATTTAACGGGCAAGAGCTTCATTTTGTTAAACCACCATCTGGTGATCATTTGTTGGTCGTTGATAATGAAGGGTTGCTTAAAAGTTGGCTAAGGTTGGCGCATCACGAATTGCTTGGATATAATACAATGAGGCAGACAGTAGGAGTGCAAGCTTGGCCTAGTTCGCTTCACCCGAGTTTGATTCAGTATGCTACTCAACCTCAACCGGGTACTCCCGCAGTAGGAGTTCAAACTCATCCAGGTGCGTTTATAAATCCTTATCTCCAACACTATCTTTCTCAACCACAACAGCCTGGTGGTACACCGGCAGTAGGACCGCTTTTTGTGCCAGCAGGGCCAATTGGGCCTGGCCAACCGGGTGGACCAACACCAATAGTTGGTGGTGGCCATTCCCCGGCTCCCCCAAAAACTTATTTTTATGAACACATAAATTTTCAAGGTTCTAGACTAGAATTAAACCCGAACCGTGGATACTGGGATTTGACAAAAGTTCGAATGGGTATTTTTGGTAATTGGAACGATGAAATTTCCTCAGTCGCGTTGAGAGGCACTAGAGTTGCTGTATTACACGAGCACATTAACATGACAGGACAGAGTCTGACTCTGTTTACAGACAACACAAACTTACACAATGATGGATGGGGAGATCGCGCTTCATCAGTCGAAACTTGGTAG
- a CDS encoding LysM peptidoglycan-binding domain-containing protein codes for MAKKILYIVRPGDSISAIAQKFGSTIQAILSANVICDPNRIFVETPLIIPEEGVDVPKAGGKPYYVVQPGDTLECLASQFNITTEHLIKTNQLFNQALIMPGTELLILLEQPEPNQLYQLWNRMGGAATCDLMNPLLIHGVYYIGSFYWESLSDVAIPYLSQLIKHPCDPVRQYAAISLGRIATAKAHDVLNVAIHDRDPHVSEMARLALLRTQIVQQYRSKRYHVTTNDHLILDTPESSSATTKVPKGTALITLRWNIPSPTQEEGPIGDIQLFDYVQIVQSGKIGFMPRVGHNAIWMI; via the coding sequence GTGGCGAAGAAAATCCTTTACATTGTAAGGCCAGGTGACTCGATATCCGCTATTGCGCAAAAATTTGGAAGTACGATTCAAGCCATTTTATCGGCAAATGTAATATGTGACCCAAACAGAATTTTTGTTGAAACACCTTTAATAATTCCAGAAGAAGGAGTCGACGTACCTAAGGCAGGTGGCAAACCCTATTATGTTGTCCAGCCCGGTGATACGCTAGAGTGTTTAGCATCCCAATTTAACATAACGACTGAACACCTGATAAAAACAAACCAGCTATTTAATCAAGCTCTGATAATGCCAGGAACAGAATTACTAATTCTACTCGAACAACCTGAACCAAATCAACTTTATCAATTGTGGAACCGGATGGGCGGAGCTGCCACTTGCGACCTCATGAACCCGCTCCTTATTCATGGTGTTTATTATATTGGGTCTTTTTACTGGGAGTCACTGAGTGATGTTGCAATCCCTTACTTATCTCAATTAATCAAACATCCTTGCGACCCCGTACGTCAATATGCAGCAATTAGTCTCGGACGGATTGCAACTGCCAAGGCACACGATGTTCTCAACGTCGCCATACATGATCGTGATCCACATGTTTCTGAAATGGCTAGATTGGCGCTGCTTCGTACGCAGATTGTTCAGCAGTACCGTTCAAAACGATACCATGTAACGACAAATGACCATCTAATTCTCGATACTCCCGAGTCTAGTTCTGCGACTACAAAAGTACCAAAGGGAACCGCTTTAATTACTCTTCGTTGGAACATACCAAGTCCAACACAAGAAGAAGGGCCGATAGGGGATATTCAACTTTTTGATTATGTACAAATCGTACAATCAGGAAAGATTGGTTTCATGCCTCGCGTTGGTCATAATGCCATTTGGATGATATAA
- a CDS encoding SIMPL domain-containing protein gives MMYYYHTVPQLHKRVLPDPYAQERIIKVTGEGTITAQPDQAQVTIGVITKGMSLQSIQAENDTTITAIINELTTLGIPKEKIKTSSYTINPQYDYVNGKQIPRGYEVRHLLQVTIDDINNTGLIIDSAVAQGANYVSNIDFTLSNQATIYRQSLSLAVEDAKEKAGVLAKDIAPSLEKIPVLLKINEISVPPRFLPPQPLAYAAVAAAPTPIEPGELTITSRIEAEFRVSLIGVMS, from the coding sequence ATGATGTATTATTATCATACGGTTCCACAACTTCATAAAAGAGTTCTTCCAGATCCTTATGCCCAAGAACGGATCATTAAAGTTACTGGAGAAGGGACAATTACAGCTCAACCCGATCAAGCACAAGTAACCATCGGAGTGATAACAAAAGGTATGAGTTTACAATCGATCCAAGCGGAAAATGATACTACGATAACAGCTATTATTAATGAGCTTACTACCCTTGGCATCCCAAAAGAAAAAATTAAAACTAGTAGTTATACAATTAATCCACAATACGACTATGTAAATGGAAAACAAATTCCTCGCGGTTATGAAGTTAGACACCTACTTCAAGTTACTATTGATGATATTAATAATACTGGTTTAATCATTGATTCCGCTGTAGCCCAAGGGGCAAACTATGTATCAAATATTGATTTTACACTTTCTAATCAAGCTACAATCTATCGTCAGTCTCTCTCATTAGCCGTTGAAGATGCTAAGGAAAAGGCAGGCGTCCTAGCTAAAGATATAGCCCCCAGCCTAGAAAAAATCCCAGTCCTGCTTAAAATAAATGAGATTTCCGTTCCTCCGAGGTTCTTACCACCACAGCCACTTGCTTATGCTGCTGTTGCTGCTGCTCCTACACCGATTGAACCCGGAGAATTAACCATTACCTCTAGAATTGAAGCTGAGTTTCGTGTCAGTTTAATCGGAGTCATGTCATAA
- a CDS encoding vanadium-dependent haloperoxidase, translated as MTYRRWSQHPYFGEVMPPKGSPEASGGPMFFFVRDRNNHFLDPFGRRINWRIKHPNDINWENELFIVQQTLQSLTPQQIQLATYWGTMEMTKRLSPLVYHLTEKYRLDSPQTARVLAYFYAALNDTFVITWYFKYLWDVARPNQYGLSLPYVLLTPRFPAYPSAHASLAGCAEVVLSYYFPQESAVIKRIMEASAQSRLYAGVHFKVDNDEGLRLGRQIGEMIVNLLKAQNIPR; from the coding sequence ATGACTTATAGAAGGTGGTCACAACACCCTTACTTTGGGGAGGTGATGCCCCCTAAAGGTTCTCCGGAAGCAAGCGGTGGACCGATGTTTTTCTTTGTTAGGGATAGAAATAATCATTTTTTAGATCCTTTTGGTCGTCGGATTAACTGGAGAATTAAACACCCTAATGACATTAATTGGGAGAACGAGTTATTTATCGTTCAGCAAACATTACAATCACTAACCCCGCAACAAATTCAACTTGCTACTTATTGGGGAACAATGGAAATGACAAAGCGACTTTCACCATTAGTTTACCATTTAACCGAAAAATATCGACTAGATTCACCCCAGACTGCTAGAGTACTAGCATACTTTTATGCTGCTTTAAATGATACCTTTGTTATTACTTGGTATTTTAAATATCTTTGGGATGTAGCCCGTCCAAATCAATATGGGTTAAGCTTGCCTTATGTTTTACTGACCCCTCGGTTCCCGGCCTATCCTTCAGCACATGCTTCTTTGGCAGGTTGTGCAGAGGTAGTATTAAGTTATTACTTTCCACAAGAGTCTGCTGTAATTAAAAGGATCATGGAAGCGAGTGCGCAATCTCGCTTATACGCTGGCGTTCATTTTAAAGTTGACAACGATGAAGGTTTAAGGCTAGGAAGACAAATTGGAGAAATGATAGTCAATCTATTGAAAGCACAAAATATACCTCGCTAA
- a CDS encoding LysM peptidoglycan-binding domain-containing protein, producing the protein MLVHEVRANENLQTIARQYGVTADAIMQVNVICNPNHLLLGLPLVIPQDESEIAEITPWKYGANHYYVVVPGDTLTCIANQIPRNSVEGLRKSNRLYGTNQVSPGMELILGFGGIPDIDALVDRWTFPVEECLDLIDALRIGSFERLSYSWEVVGERGVPYLLPFLQHPCESLRFGAVLSLGRIGIGIETRAGLEQATRDRDPFIAKIARLGLKRHQLIPRWTKRVHVNIFAVDLMSNPNEYSPTTLVREGTPFIVHRYNVGARPTATGTNVYDLIQLVETGEVGYLPREGLAGMYMI; encoded by the coding sequence ATGCTGGTACATGAAGTCAGAGCTAATGAAAATCTGCAAACAATCGCAAGGCAATATGGAGTGACAGCCGATGCGATTATGCAGGTGAATGTCATCTGTAATCCAAATCATCTGTTGCTAGGGCTGCCACTTGTCATACCACAAGATGAATCGGAAATAGCAGAAATTACGCCATGGAAATATGGAGCTAACCACTATTATGTTGTTGTCCCAGGGGATACTCTAACCTGTATCGCTAATCAAATTCCTCGAAATTCTGTAGAAGGGCTAAGAAAGTCCAATCGGTTGTATGGTACGAATCAGGTCAGCCCTGGAATGGAGTTGATACTCGGATTTGGTGGTATTCCCGATATTGATGCCTTGGTCGATAGGTGGACATTCCCTGTTGAGGAATGTCTAGATTTAATAGACGCGCTGCGGATTGGTTCTTTTGAACGCCTTTCTTACAGTTGGGAAGTGGTAGGGGAAAGAGGTGTTCCCTACCTTCTCCCCTTTTTACAACATCCATGCGAATCATTGCGATTTGGTGCAGTATTGAGCTTGGGTCGAATAGGGATAGGGATTGAAACAAGGGCTGGGTTAGAACAAGCTACACGTGATCGCGATCCTTTTATTGCGAAGATAGCAAGGCTCGGACTGAAACGACATCAACTAATCCCACGTTGGACAAAAAGAGTTCACGTTAACATCTTCGCGGTCGATTTGATGAGTAATCCAAACGAATATTCACCAACTACTCTCGTTCGTGAAGGTACACCATTCATTGTTCATCGATATAATGTTGGTGCAAGGCCGACAGCCACAGGTACGAACGTGTATGACTTAATACAACTGGTTGAAACTGGAGAAGTAGGCTATCTTCCGAGAGAAGGTCTCGCAGGTATGTATATGATCTAG
- a CDS encoding putative thiazole-containing bacteriocin maturation protein: MTKLNASTRLKVKRDTFYLPDQEGGVYFRNNESSFRIKGSTIYQWIETLMPMFNGEQTLGELTEGLTPSYKKRVYEIGETLYKNGFLRDTSQDRSHQLNRTVLEKYSSQIEFIESFSDSGAYHFQQYRQNKVLAVGAGPILVSLVGSLIESGLPKCHYMVTEPMPTNRPRIYELVESAQKDDSEVEVKEVPFVKGEHTSFLKQAVQTYDVVLYVSQNGNVNELRNLNFVCKEEKKLFLPAICLEQVGLAGPVVHPESDGCWESAWRRLHQSAVQVERQPNNSSSTVGSILTNVLVFEFFKKAVGITGSTQSNQIYLLNLETLEGNWLSFITHPLVTPTRLTPRLIEDLNSKIKQQSNRNTTTSTLLEYFSRLTSEEIGILHTWDERNLTQLPLAQCYVQAVNPLTNGPADLLSEVICAGLTHEEAKRHAGLTGIEMYVTQLIDLDVEGCENENEYMDLTIPEGLLGIGAGETIEEAVCRGLQGYLDEELRERKADQPNTLFEWQLGSIEDKKCRIYLDALTTLNGQPIIDVREDLLGFPVIRVRSNDRWYTRAGLNPTLALRNVLEQALLETQNTVNSQVDNEMETVEFPEKKKAKLNISSCDELSQYELLQSSMNVLKENGKRLFVYDLSFEPFLKEKLAGVFGVQIREEES, from the coding sequence ATGACTAAACTTAATGCTTCCACACGTTTGAAGGTAAAAAGAGATACATTTTATCTGCCTGATCAGGAAGGTGGTGTTTATTTTAGAAATAATGAAAGCTCATTCCGTATAAAAGGAAGTACCATCTATCAGTGGATTGAAACACTGATGCCGATGTTCAACGGGGAGCAAACATTGGGCGAACTGACTGAGGGACTAACTCCCTCATATAAGAAGAGAGTATATGAGATTGGAGAGACGTTGTACAAGAATGGATTTTTACGAGATACAAGTCAAGATCGATCACACCAATTAAATCGTACAGTTCTTGAAAAGTATTCTTCACAAATTGAATTTATCGAGAGTTTTTCTGATTCAGGTGCGTATCACTTTCAGCAATACCGTCAGAATAAAGTTCTGGCAGTCGGAGCTGGTCCCATTCTAGTTTCATTGGTGGGTTCATTAATCGAATCGGGACTCCCTAAATGCCATTACATGGTAACGGAACCAATGCCTACAAATCGACCCCGGATTTATGAACTGGTGGAAAGTGCTCAGAAAGATGATTCAGAGGTTGAGGTAAAGGAGGTCCCTTTTGTAAAAGGGGAGCATACTAGTTTTTTGAAACAAGCGGTACAGACTTATGATGTTGTACTATATGTCTCGCAGAACGGAAATGTAAATGAACTTAGGAATCTTAACTTCGTGTGCAAAGAGGAAAAGAAGCTGTTTCTACCTGCCATATGTCTAGAGCAAGTAGGGCTCGCGGGTCCAGTCGTTCACCCAGAATCAGATGGATGCTGGGAGTCTGCATGGCGCCGCCTTCATCAATCTGCTGTTCAAGTAGAACGGCAGCCGAACAATTCCTCTTCAACAGTCGGATCGATTCTGACCAATGTCCTCGTATTTGAATTTTTTAAGAAGGCTGTAGGAATTACAGGTTCAACGCAAAGTAATCAAATTTACTTGCTTAATCTTGAAACATTGGAAGGGAACTGGTTATCATTCATCACACACCCATTGGTTACCCCAACAAGGTTAACTCCGAGACTGATTGAAGACCTTAATAGTAAAATTAAACAGCAGTCGAACAGAAATACCACAACGAGTACCCTCTTGGAATATTTTAGTCGATTAACCTCTGAAGAGATAGGTATTTTGCATACATGGGACGAACGAAATTTGACACAGCTTCCTCTCGCACAGTGTTATGTTCAAGCAGTTAACCCGTTGACTAACGGACCAGCAGACCTTCTTTCGGAAGTTATTTGTGCTGGTTTAACACATGAGGAAGCCAAAAGACATGCCGGGCTGACGGGCATTGAAATGTATGTTACACAATTGATCGATTTAGATGTTGAGGGATGTGAAAATGAGAATGAATATATGGACTTGACCATCCCAGAAGGTTTATTGGGGATCGGAGCAGGGGAAACAATTGAGGAGGCTGTATGTCGAGGGCTGCAAGGGTATTTAGATGAAGAGTTGAGGGAAAGAAAGGCTGATCAGCCTAACACGCTCTTTGAATGGCAGCTGGGTTCAATAGAAGATAAGAAATGCAGAATTTATTTAGATGCGTTGACTACATTAAATGGTCAACCAATCATCGATGTAAGAGAGGATCTACTAGGCTTTCCAGTCATACGAGTAAGGTCTAATGATCGATGGTACACTAGGGCTGGTTTAAATCCAACGCTGGCATTACGAAATGTATTAGAGCAAGCACTTTTGGAAACTCAAAACACAGTGAATTCTCAGGTAGATAATGAGATGGAAACAGTCGAATTTCCTGAAAAAAAGAAAGCCAAACTCAACATTTCTTCTTGTGATGAATTAAGTCAATACGAGCTATTACAATCTTCCATGAACGTCTTAAAAGAAAACGGGAAACGCTTATTTGTTTATGATTTATCGTTCGAACCCTTTTTAAAAGAGAAATTAGCAGGTGTGTTTGGTGTACAGATTCGAGAGGAGGAATCGTAA
- a CDS encoding TOMM precursor leader peptide-binding protein translates to MASLILLDGKGLLADLVYQQLSETYHIKRQSIVEDVPGETELALMLHDSWHPSIHQKAEERCREAGIPWLRGFISFGEGIIGPFVSPNTSGCSYCADMRRIIAGSDRQEMWKLKGRIPAEEGILQDAWASRIGLSQMAVLISNEVRRILQGESSNLEEKLSITNLRTLSNSLHIFLPNPSCPICGSLPDDTLESAQIRLESSPKINGNGYRTRSIDELKTVLVKDYLDYRTGLMNGKVQDVRLPFADVLVNMPLFGGDEGVAGRSNSYEMSELTAILEGLERYCGIEPRGKKTVVRDSYHHLKNSALNPTSVGLHETNQYEKPDFPFKPFKPDDPMNWVWGYSFLQERPILIPELLAYYSLGCGDGFVYETSNGCAIGGTLEEAIFHAIMEVVERDSFLLTWYAKLPLPRLDLRSANDKELQLMVDRITEVTGYDLYFYNSTMEHGIPSVWAVAKNRRSKGVNIICAAGANPDPVRAVKSSIYELAGMMFRDDEKLERNRQKYKRMLKDPFAVRTMEDHGMLYGLKEAEERFNFLFDDQRPLRTFAEEFKEPTANTDLKDDLLDVLQRLRRFNLDVIVVDQTSTVIKRNGLFCVKVLIPGMLPMTFGHHLTRVKGLERVLTVPMKLGFVNKPLSYEQLNKFPHPFP, encoded by the coding sequence ATGGCATCCCTAATTCTACTGGATGGAAAGGGCTTATTAGCGGATCTTGTCTATCAACAATTATCCGAAACCTATCATATAAAACGTCAAAGTATAGTAGAAGACGTTCCAGGTGAAACAGAATTAGCTCTGATGCTCCACGATTCCTGGCATCCATCGATTCATCAAAAAGCGGAAGAAAGATGTAGGGAAGCGGGTATCCCATGGCTTCGTGGTTTCATTTCGTTTGGGGAGGGAATTATCGGTCCATTCGTAAGCCCGAACACATCGGGATGTTCTTACTGTGCTGATATGCGGCGTATCATAGCGGGATCTGATCGACAAGAAATGTGGAAGCTAAAAGGGAGAATACCAGCAGAAGAAGGTATACTACAAGATGCGTGGGCATCACGAATAGGTCTGTCGCAAATGGCAGTTTTGATAAGTAATGAAGTAAGGAGGATTCTTCAAGGAGAATCCAGCAACTTAGAAGAAAAATTGTCCATTACAAACCTGAGAACGTTATCGAACTCTCTTCACATTTTTCTGCCTAACCCGTCGTGTCCGATTTGCGGTTCATTACCCGATGACACATTAGAATCAGCTCAAATTCGGTTAGAATCGAGTCCTAAAATCAATGGTAACGGTTATCGCACTCGATCGATTGATGAATTAAAAACAGTTCTAGTCAAAGATTATCTCGATTATCGTACTGGGCTCATGAATGGAAAAGTGCAGGATGTCAGGCTGCCTTTTGCTGATGTTTTAGTGAATATGCCGTTGTTTGGAGGAGATGAAGGAGTAGCAGGGAGGTCTAATTCTTATGAAATGAGTGAGCTGACTGCCATATTGGAAGGTTTAGAACGATATTGCGGAATTGAACCTCGAGGAAAAAAGACAGTCGTTCGTGATAGTTATCATCATTTAAAAAATAGCGCACTAAATCCTACAAGTGTTGGTCTACATGAAACGAATCAATATGAAAAGCCTGATTTTCCGTTTAAGCCATTTAAACCTGATGACCCGATGAATTGGGTCTGGGGTTACTCGTTCTTACAAGAACGTCCTATTCTAATTCCAGAGTTACTTGCCTACTATAGTTTGGGCTGTGGGGATGGTTTTGTCTATGAAACATCAAACGGATGTGCAATAGGGGGAACTTTAGAAGAAGCCATTTTCCATGCGATTATGGAGGTAGTTGAGCGAGATTCGTTCTTATTAACCTGGTATGCAAAGCTCCCCCTTCCACGACTTGATCTTCGTTCAGCTAACGATAAAGAATTACAGCTGATGGTCGACCGCATTACTGAGGTTACCGGTTATGACCTTTATTTTTACAATTCAACAATGGAACATGGGATTCCAAGTGTTTGGGCAGTGGCCAAAAACAGAAGGTCCAAGGGCGTAAACATTATTTGTGCAGCAGGTGCTAACCCTGATCCTGTTAGGGCTGTAAAAAGCTCGATTTACGAGCTTGCAGGGATGATGTTTAGGGATGATGAAAAATTGGAGAGAAACCGACAAAAATATAAAAGGATGCTTAAAGATCCGTTTGCAGTTCGTACGATGGAGGACCATGGTATGCTATACGGTCTCAAAGAAGCAGAGGAACGATTTAATTTTTTATTTGATGATCAGCGTCCTTTACGTACGTTTGCTGAGGAATTTAAGGAGCCAACGGCCAATACTGATTTAAAAGATGATCTTCTGGATGTTCTTCAAAGGCTCCGGCGTTTTAACCTTGATGTTATTGTGGTTGACCAAACATCAACGGTAATTAAACGGAATGGATTATTCTGTGTAAAGGTGTTAATACCCGGCATGTTACCAATGACATTTGGGCACCACCTCACCCGTGTGAAAGGGTTGGAGAGGGTACTCACGGTACCGATGAAACTAGGATTTGTGAACAAACCGTTATCTTATGAACAGCTTAATAAATTCCCCCATCCATTCCCGTAA
- a CDS encoding SagB family peptide dehydrogenase, whose translation MELETFLHQLHFETDKTFPSDWQVDWQDAPLPYKLYRGLPEIALTAEVPLTLKKREVDLNPSLEELGHFLWYVYGLNQCAQSTLIDGTMEKNVSFTQSLRRFVPSGGALYPNELYVYVKLDDAPQGIYHYDVAHHRLILLREGNYDFYLSRSIDNGLPLMDCFCIVFVSTVFWKNFYKYNNFSYRLQGLDAGVLMGQSLEVANRIGFSTRVCYQFLDRSINHLLGLSEQEESVYAAIALSIKPSITCVDKNQKREEIISASELCSEVPVLRHDTYHRSKRVFDYPMLRKLNEASMFDTTQSFMKIKKNNCAKKLSLAREMVLLPFTECFSYDLASVCRKRYSPDSDFILGKVSQTQLSTLLKETFTFSYENDLDDTQDQVENRVSLYGSFYNVEGIPNGAYSYDNNNHALRRITKGDYREFLQFGLTMPNVNLYQVPLCFHVVGDKDHLKEILGYRGYRIQQMEAGIIVQRLLLVSCALGMGGHPLLGFDVNQCDELYRIDSKGKTSLIQIPIGPYRPRAWLRGSLLT comes from the coding sequence TTGGAGCTAGAAACGTTTCTACATCAATTACATTTTGAAACGGATAAAACCTTCCCCTCAGATTGGCAGGTAGATTGGCAAGATGCGCCACTACCCTATAAATTGTACCGCGGTTTACCTGAGATCGCTCTTACTGCAGAAGTTCCCTTAACACTCAAGAAGAGAGAAGTTGATCTAAACCCTAGTCTTGAAGAACTTGGTCATTTCTTATGGTATGTTTACGGTCTGAATCAATGTGCTCAGTCTACTTTAATTGATGGGACCATGGAAAAGAATGTGAGCTTTACTCAGTCTTTACGGAGATTTGTTCCCTCAGGAGGGGCCTTGTATCCTAATGAATTATATGTGTATGTAAAGCTGGATGACGCTCCCCAAGGGATTTACCATTACGATGTGGCACATCATCGTCTTATTTTGTTGCGAGAGGGAAACTACGATTTCTACTTATCTAGAAGTATTGACAATGGTCTTCCTCTTATGGATTGTTTTTGCATCGTTTTTGTCTCAACCGTTTTTTGGAAGAATTTTTATAAATACAATAATTTTTCCTATAGACTCCAAGGGTTAGATGCAGGTGTGTTAATGGGGCAGTCATTAGAAGTGGCCAATCGGATTGGGTTCTCTACACGGGTATGCTATCAGTTTCTTGACCGCTCTATTAATCATTTGCTTGGGTTATCCGAACAAGAGGAAAGTGTATATGCGGCTATCGCATTAAGTATAAAACCATCCATTACTTGTGTTGATAAAAACCAAAAAAGAGAAGAAATAATTTCCGCATCTGAATTGTGTTCGGAAGTCCCAGTGTTGAGACATGATACCTATCATCGTTCAAAGAGAGTGTTTGATTATCCGATGCTGAGAAAACTTAATGAAGCATCGATGTTTGACACAACGCAGTCATTTATGAAAATAAAAAAAAATAATTGTGCGAAAAAACTATCCTTAGCTAGGGAGATGGTTTTGCTGCCATTTACGGAGTGTTTTTCGTACGATCTCGCATCTGTTTGCAGGAAGCGGTATTCTCCTGATAGCGATTTCATCTTAGGAAAAGTAAGTCAGACACAATTATCTACTTTATTAAAAGAGACATTTACTTTCTCGTATGAAAATGATCTTGATGATACACAGGATCAGGTTGAGAATCGTGTCTCTTTATATGGCAGTTTTTATAATGTAGAGGGAATCCCTAATGGTGCCTATTCTTATGACAATAACAATCATGCACTTCGGAGAATAACGAAGGGGGATTACCGGGAGTTTTTACAATTTGGATTAACCATGCCCAATGTGAATTTGTATCAAGTTCCACTCTGTTTTCATGTAGTTGGAGATAAGGATCACCTCAAAGAAATATTGGGGTATAGAGGATACCGTATCCAACAAATGGAAGCGGGCATTATCGTGCAAAGGCTGCTCTTGGTGTCGTGTGCTTTAGGAATGGGGGGGCATCCGTTGTTAGGATTCGATGTAAACCAATGTGATGAGCTCTACAGGATCGATTCGAAAGGAAAAACTAGCTTGATCCAAATTCCTATCGGACCATACCGTCCACGCGCTTGGTTAAGAGGGAGTTTGCTAACCTAA